The following are encoded together in the Populus trichocarpa isolate Nisqually-1 chromosome 5, P.trichocarpa_v4.1, whole genome shotgun sequence genome:
- the LOC7492128 gene encoding WUSCHEL-related homeobox 13, producing MDWDNNQENHQDSHQNQRECRNGINGTNVNVNGNGGTNMLYVKVMTDEQLETLRKQIAVYAAICEQLVEMHKTLSAQQDLAGGRLGNLYCDPLMASGGHKITARQRWTPTPVQLQILERIFDQGNGTPSKQKIKEITSELSQHGQISETNVYNWFQNRRARSKRKQLVASSNNAESEVETEVDSLNEKKKPEIFHAQQNPPRAEDLCFQSPEISSELHFLGDDHLTGKMGVPGNYNLYDQAEDYGMAG from the exons ATGGACTGGGACAACAATCAAGAAAATCACCAGGACAGTCATCAAAATCAAAGAGAGTGTAGAAATGGGATTAACGGGACTAATGTGAATGTGAATGGTAATGGTGGAACTAATATGTTGTATGTGAAAGTTATGACAGATGAACAACTGGAAACTTTAAGGAAGCAAATTGCTGTTTATGCTGCTATTTGTGAACAGCTTGTTGAGATGCATAAAACCCTCTCTGCCCAGCAAGATCTTGcag GAGGCAGGCTGGGGAATCTATACTGTGACCCATTGATGGCATCTGGGGGTCACAAAATTACTGCCAGACAGCGGTGGACTCCAACACCTGTGCAGCTTCAAATTCTTGAGCGGATCTTTGATCAAGGAAATGGAACTCCAAGCAAGCAAAAGATTAAGGAGATAACATCTGAACTCAGTCAGCATGGACAAATTTCTGAGACAAACGTCTATAATTGGTTCCAAAATAGGCGTGCTCGATCAAAAAGAAAGCAGTTAGTTGCATCATCCAACAATGCTGAATCAGAAGTGGAGACAGAAGTTGATTcattaaatgaaaagaagaaaccaGAAATATTTCACGCCCAACAGAATCCTCCTAGGGCTGAAGATCTGTGCTTCCAAAGCCCTGAGATAAGCTCTGAACTTCATTTCTTGG GGGATGACCACCTGACAGGAAAGATGGGAGTGCCAGGGAACTATAATCTTTACGATCAAGCAGAGGACTATGGCATGGCAGGCTGA
- the LOC7480463 gene encoding uncharacterized protein LOC7480463: protein MGGFLHLFDFNQDSMARKILAHKRHVDGLEAPRNSLELQVESSQSCCAAGDAQYSYEVEENWSQKNCYPIEASMKRLINEEISQQSSAKKNAPSIVARLMGVDMLPLETKSAVQTIDNKKAITETKISKKEKNERRSAAHLSSNSNTYRRMELDSLYDVKEQDAYRWSKGQKLGKPSPREHPQEEELQNFKKEFEAWQTARFKEYSKVVEHDSTPGQLLVQENINKKKMALDVDSRIPASERHAEPKCLTSKARSHERSGLQHPRHKVELFPDEQEDFFPARNRTVSRNTEHSLINHDEKLDNSSAHTRIVILKPGPDRICDHDESWTSSSGTFEDRGSIEDFLEEVKERLKCELQGKTQRRSSVVRGSGIETPFSERPSDPKQIAQHIAKQVRDSVTRDLGMSLLRSESTRSYRSEIQFNEPGSPEFINRDTRRFLSERLRNVLRRETHLDDPIVISGISGSSLLENERARLKHVGDSLKAGNEPNYWEIMKDEQEMQTRSFRHGDENGAPHHKLSPRNLIRSLSAPVPGTSFGKLLLEDRHILTGAHIRRKHESLENVTLELKKRKKERFNIKEKVSSFRYSFSLRGRLFGKKIQSMMESHNAEQELVKDIMNGPTVIRNFGERNIMENSTEVPPSPASVCSSAQEEFWRATDYLSPASTPDMTMGEDDAMPQVFKEINSNLNELRRQLNQLGSVKPEETTNEHESNEFKLDDLEDKAEAYVRDLLIASGFYDGSSDKRLLRWDPFGKPISNSVFEDVEKSCNKLLAMDDGATATHHNETKADHRMLFDLSNEALSTVLGPPVTMSRFRRKVIDWSMLPHLHGRKLLDSVWEIIRENLYPFNDKSFYSLDNMVSKYLESSPWSGLIDDEVNNFGGEIECLIMGDLIEETLKDLCMD from the exons ATGGGAGGATTTTTGCACCTTTTTGACTTTAATCAAGACAGCATGGCCAGGAAAATTCTTGCTCATAAGCGACATGTTGATG GACTGGAAGCTCCCCGGAATAGCTTGGAGCTGCAAGTAGAATCTTCTCAGAGCTGCTGTGCTGCAGGAGATGCACAG TACTCTTATGAGGTCGAAGAAAACTGGTCTCAAAAGAATTGTTATCCAATTGAGGCTTCAATGAAGAGATTGATTAATGAGGAAATTTCCCAGCAATCAAGTGCAAAGAAAAATGCACCAAGCATTGTTGCCCGACTGATGGGGGTGGACATGTTGCCACTAGAAACGAAATCTGCAGTTCAGACGATTGATAACAAGAAAGCAATCACAGAAACCAAGATCtcaaaaaaggagaagaatgaAAGAAGATCAGCTGCTCATCTCTCTTCCAACTCAAATACTTATAGGCGGATGGAACTTGATTCACTTTATGATGTTAAAGAGCAAGATGCTTATAGATGGAGTAAAGGCCAAAAGTTAGGGAAACCGAGCCCTCGAGAGCATCCTCAAGAGGAGGAactacaaaattttaaaaaggaatTTGAAGCATGGCAAACTGCTAGGTTTAAGGAATATTCTAAGGTAGTTGAACATGACAGCACTCCCGGTCAGTTACTTGTTCAAGAAAacatcaacaagaaaaaaatggcaCTTGATGTAGATTCCAGGATACCAGCAAGCGAGAGGCATGCAGAACCCAAGTGTCTTACATCAAAAGCAAGGTCACATGAAAGAAGTGGGTTACAACATCCTAGACATAAAGTGGAACTATTTCCAGATGAACAGGAGGATTTTTTTCCTGCAAGAAACAGAACTGTAAGTAGAAACACCGAGCACTCCTTGATAAATCATGATGAGAAACTGGATAACTCTTCTGCTCACACACGGATAGTGATCTTGAAGCCTGGTCCTGATAGGATTTGTGACCACGATGAGTCCTGGACTAGTTCCTCAGGAACTTTTGAGGACAGAGGTAGCATTGAAGATTTCCTTGAGGAGGTAAAAGAACGGCTGAAATGTGAATTGCAAGGGAAAACTCAAAGAAGGAGTTCTGTGGTCAGAGGAAGTGGTATTGAAACCCCCTTTAGTGAAAGGCCATCAGATCCAAAACAAATTGCTCAGCATATAGCAAAGCAAGTCAGGGATAGTGTAACTCGGGACCTTGGGATGAGTTTGCTCAGATCAGAATCAACAAGATCGTATAGAAGTGAAATTCAGTTTAATGAGCCAGGTTCTCCTGAGTTCATCAACAGAGATACTAGAAGATTCTTGTCAGAGAGATTGAGGAATGTTCTAAGGAGAGAGACACATCTAGATGATCCCATAGTTATCAGTGGCATTTCTGGATCATCTCTATTGGAAAATGAAAGGGCCAGACTAAAGCATGTGGGAGATTCATTGAAAGCTGGAAACGAGCCGAACTATTGGGAAATCATGAAAGATGAACAAGAAATGCAAACTAGATCATTCAGGCATGGGGATGAAAATGGAGCACCTCACCACAAATTATCTCCAAGGAACCTAATCAGGTCTTTGTCAGCTCCTGTGCCAGGAACATCTTTTGGGAAGCTTCTTCTTGAGGACCGACACATTTTAACCGGTGCCCATATCAGGAGGAAGCATGAATCCCTTGAAAATGTGACCTTGGAGTTGAAGAAAcggaagaaagaaagatttaacataaaagaaaaggtttccaGTTTCAGATACAGCTTCTCTCTTAGGGGTAGGCTGTTTGGCAAGAAGATCCAATCAATGATGGAATCACATAATGCTGAACAGGAGCTTGTAAAGGATATCATGAACGGGCCAACAGTTATTAGGAACTTTGGCGAGAGAAACATAATG GAAAACTCGACTGAGGTGCCTCCAAGCCCTGCATCTGTGTGTAGTAGTGCTCAAGAAGAGTTCTGGAGGGCAACAGATTACCTCAGCCCAGCATCAACACCTGATATGACTATGGGAGAAGATGATGCCATGCCACAAGTTTTTAAGGAGATCAATTCTAATCTGAATG AGCTGCGGCGGCAACTAAATCAACTTGGGTCCGTTAAACCTGAAGAGACAACAAATGAACATGAGAGCAACGAGTTCAAACTAGATGATCTAGAGGACAAAGCAGAAGCTTACGTAAGAGATTTGCTTATTGCTTCTGGTTTCTATGATGGATCATCTGATAAACGTTTATTGAGATGGGACCCATTTGGAAAGCCTATCAGCAATTCAGTGTTTGAAGATGTTGAAAAATCTTGTAATAAATTGTTGGCCATGGATGATGGAGCTACCGCAACGCATCACAATGAGACGAAGGCAGATCACAGAATGTTATTTGATTTGTCGAATGAGGCGCTTTCAACTGTACTTGGACCCCCTGTGACCATGTCTAGATTCAGAAGAAAGGTCATCGATTGGTCCATGCTGCCACATTTACACGGAAGGAAATTATTGGATTCTGTGTGGGAGATCATCCGTGAGAATTTATACCCTTTCAACGACAAATCCTTCTACTCTCTAGATAATATGGTGAGCAAGTATTTAGAATCCAGTCCTTGGTCTGGCTTGATAGATGACGAGGTAAATAATTTCGGAGGAGAGATAGAGTGTCTTATCATGGGAGATCTTATAGAGGAAACGTTGAAGGATTTATGCATGGATTAG